The following are encoded in a window of Anopheles stephensi strain Indian chromosome X, UCI_ANSTEP_V1.0, whole genome shotgun sequence genomic DNA:
- the LOC118512673 gene encoding TATA element modulatory factor-like, translated as MAHSFVEIKPGSNDTSDHLTTKNATEKIEYSAKFSDTVFGSPVGPGGSQSLFQSLGDDEIETTTSSDIEIISSPNGGDSSSTHSGVYRTSPMKITDGKSANFDMLLTKKRRGHTRESSEISMNSGNSDDSVHLSETERLMRRLVEVSEKLEQRDYRLVELGRQNAELNEQIVQLTAQLENKAKREGASDLDGYMQRLSALERKFQQSIREKEDLKGKLEALIAEAQEKVAKSDMEKALVERDFMINELQKEGESLSKQILQHSNIIKKLRVKEKESDALIRRQCNEINELTQETERLKRSLSAKDEVEHAQIVAVHKLTSEKSKLERECATLNSNLDDQTQKYESLRKSFEFARKELNEKAELCEDLQNRLTKLQNCESDFQSFQKQIKCLWIR; from the coding sequence ATGGCGCACAGTTTTGTGGAAATAAAGCCTGGAAGCAACGATACATCAGATCATTTAACTACAAAAAATGCCActgaaaaaattgaatattctGCGAAATTTTCTGATACAGTTTTTGGATCCCCAGTTGGTCCAGGAGGCAGTCAAAGTTTATTTCAGAGTTTAGGTGATGATGAGATTGAAACAACCACTTCGTCAGATATAGAAATTATCTCCAGTCCGAATGGAGGCGATTCGAGTAGTACTCATAGTGGTGTATATCGTACAAGTCCAATGAAAATTACCGATGGAAAAAGTGCAAATTTTGATATGCTTCTCACTAAAAAACGACGTGGACATACGCGCGAATCATCTGAAATTTCAATGAATAGTGGTAATAGTGACGATTCGGTACATTTGTCTGAAACGGAACGCCTGATGCGACGATTAGTAGAGGTATCAGAAAAGCTTGAACAACGAGATTATCGGTTGGTGGAACTTGGGAGACAAAACGCAGAACTTAATGAACAAATTGTTCAGTTGACTGCTCAGCTTGAAAATAAAGCTAAGCGTGAGGGAGCATCTGATCTAGATGGATATATGCAACGACTATCTGCATTAGAGCGAAAGTTTCAGCAATCGATTCGAGAGAAAGAGGATCTTAAAGGCAAACTTGAAGCCCTTATAGCAGAGGCCCAAGAAAAAGTTGCCAAAAGCGATATGGAGAAAGCATTAGTCGAGCGTGATTTTATGATAAATGAACTACAAAAGGAAGGTGAAAGTCTATCGAaacaaatattgcaacactcaaacataataaaaaaattacgcgtaaaagaaaaggaaagtgATGCGTTAATAAGAAGACAGTGCAATGAAATTAACGAATTAACCCAAGAGACGGAACGACTGAAGCGGTCGTTATCAGCAAAGGATGAAGTTGAGCATGCACAAATAGTGGCCGTGCACAAATTAACATCTGAAAAGAGTAAACTAGAACGTGAATGTGCTACTCTCAACAGCAATTTAGATGatcaaacacaaaaatatGAAAGTCTCCGCAAGTCTTTCGAATTTGCTCGTAAAGAGCTTAATGAAAAGGCAGAATTATGTGAAGATTTACAGAATCGCTTGACTAAGCTACAAAATTGTGAATCAGATTTTCAAtcttttcaaaaacaaataaaatgcttATGGATCAGATAG
- the LOC118512933 gene encoding TATA element modulatory factor-like encodes MFNNTSLLETLQSTLKQRDGEVYQLQWEVSRFQQERNILSSEISNLTMELDNVRERFERSIRLEAEHKDLQNRYDALLQMYGESVEKTEELQLDLADVKEMYKIQIDDLLQRQRDLIASMSHHSSLLSSPGNNC; translated from the exons ATGTTCAACAATACATCACTCTTGGAAACTTTACAATCAACGCTAAAGCAACGGGATGGCGAGGTGTACCAACTGCAATGGGAAGTTTCTCGATTTCAACAAGAACGCAATATACTTAGTTCGGAAATTTCAAATCTTACAATGGAACTAGACAAT GTTCGGGAACGTTTTGAGCGGAGCATCCGTTTGGAGGCGGAACATAAAGATTTGCAAAATCGGTACGATGCACTGCTACAAATGTACGGAGAATCAGTagaaaaaactgaagaatTGCAGCTTGACCTGGCAGACGTAAAAGAAATGTATAAAATACAGATCGATGATCTGCTCCAACGACAGCGTGATTTAATTGCTTCTATGAGCCATCACTCTTCACTATTATCATCACCTGGGAACAATTGCTGA
- the LOC118513058 gene encoding LOW QUALITY PROTEIN: surfeit locus protein 4 homolog (The sequence of the model RefSeq protein was modified relative to this genomic sequence to represent the inferred CDS: inserted 2 bases in 2 codons), protein MNIPNQYLEKTEEVADQYVIRKGKYVLPHVARLCLIATFLEDGIRMWVQWNEQREYMDMNWGCGKFLATTFVLINLLGQIGGCVMVLGRXKVSIACWILFGIVVLQTIAYSVLWDIQFLLRNLALIGALLLVLAESRGEARSLFAGVPSLGENKPKSFMQLPGVFFFAFMFITLIRFELSFLQILQDIVGSILMVLVTIGYKTKLSSLILVALLTXLNLYHNAWWTIPAYKPLRDFLKYDFFQTLSVIGGLLMIVSLGPGGVSMDEHKKKW, encoded by the exons GTAATAAGAAAGGGAAAATATGTCCTACCACACGTCGCGCGATTGTGCCTGATAGCAACATTTCTGGAGGATGGTATCCGCATGTGGGTGCAATGGAATGAACAACGTGAATATATGGATATGAACTGGGGATGTGGCAAATTTTTGGCCACGACTTTCGTTCTTATCAATCTATTAGGGCAGATAGGAGGTTGTGTCATGGTGTTAGGAC TGAAAGTGAGCATCGCTTGTTGGATATTGTTTGGCATAGTCGTTCTGCAAACCATCGCGTATTCGGTCCTGTGGGATATACAGTTCCTGTTACGTAATCTTGCCCTTATTGGCGCTCTTCTACTCGTTCTTGCGGAATCCCGGGGAGAAGCACGATCACTTTTCGCAGGCGTTCCATCGCTCGGAGAGAACAAACCGAAGAGTTTCATGCAGCTGCCGGGCGTGTTCTTCTTTGCTTTCATGTTCATTACACTAATACGCTTTGAATTAAGTTTCTTGCAAATCCTACAAGATATCGTCGGATCCATATTAATGGTTTTAGTAACGATTGGTTATAAAACTAAGCTCTCATCTCTTATTTTAGTTGCATTGTTAA TCCTAAATCTTTACCATAATGCATGGTGGACCATACCAGCATATAAACCTCTGCGCGATTTTTTGAAGTACGATTTCTTTCAGACGCTCTCTGTCATTGGTGGCTTATTAATGATTGTCTCGCTCGGGCCGGGTGGCGTTTCGATGGAtgagcataaaaaaaaatggtaa